Below is a window of Chloroflexota bacterium DNA.
GGCCGCCCCGAGGGCCGGAGTCCACGCCGCACGGAGCGTGCTGCCGCTGGTCCGGCTGTCGATATCGCTCATATGCGCCTTCCCATCCCCTTGTCTGGTTGGCTGATCGGTCGTGTCCGTGCCGGCCGGCCGCGCCGAGACGTGCCCCAGACGACGACGCCCTTGCATGCATCCGAACACTCTCGATGTGCCCGGGAGCACAGTCCTGCCTGGGCCGGCGCGGCCGGTCATCGGCCCAGCGTGGCCGCCTGACGCGTCCGCTCGCACTCGCTGAGCGTCCTGACTGTGCCGTGCAGGCAACCTTCTGTTTTGGGCTACCTCTTATGGCTCGACAAAACCGCGCCACGCAGCGCAACCGGACGCGCCGTCGTCGCGGCTGCGAGAAGGGGATCTCGTGTTGCGCGCCACTGTCAAGCAGCCGACATCTCGGAGAGTCACCCACCGTGAGGAAAACGCTGCCTTCGAGTAGCTGTCAGCGGTATAACGCCCTCTGCCTCGCCGACGTGGCCCGCACACGCCGACGCAGCACGCAGCAGGGAGGGTGTGAGATGGCGGCGGAACCGGCGCGGCAAGCAGCACCGAGCGTGAGCGCGCCGCTCACTGCGCGGCACGAGATCGTCTGGTTGGGGGAGCCGCACGCCGAGGTGCGCGGGCTGGTGGGCGGCAAGGTTGCGCCGCTCAGCCGGCTGGCCGCCCGCTACCGTGTGCCCGGCGGCTTCTGCCTGACGACGGATGCCCACCAGCTGGCGGTGGTGGGCGGCCATGCGCTCCCGGCCTCCCTTCAGCGCCGGGTCGCCGAGGCGTACGGGCGGCTGGCCGAGCAGACCGGTCAGGCCCAGCCGTCCGTCGCGGTGCGCTCGTCGGCGGTCGACGAGGACGGCGCGGAGACGTCCTTCGCCGGCCAGCACGACACCTACCTGAACGTGATCGGCGCGGAGGCCGTCGGCGCGGCGATCGTCCGCTGTTGGGAGTCGGCGCGTGCGCCGCGCGTGCTGGAGTACCGCCGGCAGCACGGCCTCGCCACCGATGGCGCGAGCATCGCCGTGCTGGTTCAGCAGCTCGTGGTGGCGGACGTCTCGGGCGTGGTGTTCAGCGCCAACCCGCTGACCGGCAACCGTGACGAGGTGGTGGTCAACGCCAGCTGGGGCCTGGGCGAGAGCGTCGTGGGCGGCAGCGTGACGCCGGACACCTTCGTGGTGCGGGCGACCGGCGATCCGGCCGGCTGGCAGGTGACGGTGCGCACCGTCGCCGAGAAGCGCAAGATGACGGTCGCGGTGGCTGGCGGCACCCGCGAGGTCGACGTGCCGCGCCTGATGGCCCGGCAGCCGTCGCTGTCGGACGCGCAGCTTCGGGAGATGGCCGGCCTCGCCCGCGATCTCGAAGCGACGATGGGCTGGCCGGTGGATATCGAGTGCGCCTACCGCGACGACGTGCTCTACCTGCTCCAGTGCCGCCCAATCACGACGCTGGCAGCCGCCGGACGGTAGGCGAACGGCAGGCGCATCAGGCGGGCGGCTGACCCGGCGGCGGCTGACCCGGCGGCGGCTGACCCGGCGGCGGTGCGCTCGTGTATCGGCGTGGTCTCGGATCGACGTGGACGTGTGGGAGGCCCCGCGGGGCCATCAGGAGGGACAGTGACGCAGCTTGACGAGCGGCAGCCTGAGTCGGCGGTGGGGACCGCCAACGCAGCGCCATTTCCGGTGGAGTGGGAGCACCCATCCGATGCGGGCATCTTCTGGCAGCAGGATCGGATGCACTTCCCCGACCCGATGACGCTGATGGATCACAACTTCGTGAAGATCGTCCATCAGCACGGCTTCAACTGTGCGGCTGCACGTTACCAGCTGCCCATTCGGGCGGCGGTCCGGCGGTTCAACACCTATCACTACGACTCGATGGCGCCCCACATTCCCCCCGAGCAGGTGGAGGCTCAGGGTAAGCTGGCCGAGGCCGAGGTGCAGCCGGTCATCGAGCGGCTGGGTGAGCTCTGGGAGCGCGAGTACCTGCCGGAGCTGAAGGCGTACCTCGCCGCCTGGCAGGCGTACGATCTCAATGGTGCGGATACCCCTGCCCTGCTGGCCCACCTCGACTGGACGCTGGACAGGCTGAAGCGTGTCTGGGAGATCCACTTCCTGATCGCCTTCCCGATGCTGCTGGCGATCTCCCTCTTTGACGACTTCTACCGCGACCTCTTCGGGGACGAGGACGCCTTCCAGGCGTATCGACTGCTTCAGGGCTTCGACAACAAGACCCTCGAGAGCAACCGCGAGCTGTGGAGCCTCAGCCGGCACGCCGTGGCCGATCCGCCGGTCCGCGCCGTCTTCGAGACCGTCCCAGCCGGCGAGATCGTGGCGGCGCTGGAGGCCACCCCCGAGGGGCGCGCCTTCCTGGGCCAGCTGCAGGGCTTCCTGTCGGCGTTCGGGCGGCGCGGCGACACCTGGGGGCTGCGCCAGCCCGGCTGGATCGAGAATCCAGCATCGGTGCTCCGCAATCTGAAGGAGTATGTCCAGCAGCCAGACCGCGACCTTGCCGCCGAGCGCGCCGCCCTGATCGAGGAGCGCGAGCGGCTGGTGGCCGAGACCCGCGAGCGGCTCCAGGGCTACCCGCGCCCGGTCGTCGGGCAGTTCGAGGGGCTGCTGGCGGCGGCGCAGGTCGCCAACGTCCTGTCCGAGGAGCACGGCTTCTGGATCGACTTCAGCACGACCTACGAGGTCCGGCTGGTGATCCTGGAGCTGGGCAAGCGGCTGACCTCAGGCGGCGTGCTCGACGCTGCTGACGACGTCTTCCTGCTGAGCCTGGACGAGCTGCGGGAGACGGCCGCCGCCCTGCCGGGCCAGGCGCGGCAGGCGCTGGTGGCCGAGCGCAAGGCCGAGCTGGCGCACGCCGCCACCCTGACGCCGCCGCCGGGCCTGGGCACGCCGCCGTCTGGCCCGCCGCCCCAGGATCCCATCGGCCGGGCCATCGTCAAGATGTTCGGGGCCGGCCCGCCACCCCCCTCCGAGACGCCCTCCGAGCTGCGCGGCAGCGCCGGCTCGCCGGGCAAGGTGACGGGCACGGCGCGCGTGGTCCGCTCGCTGGACGAGGCCGACCGGGTCCATCCTGGCGACGTCCTGGTGGCCGAGTTTACGGCCCCACCCTGGACGCCCCTCTTCGCGACGGCCTCGGCGGTGGTCACGGACGCCGGCGGCATCCTGAGCCACTGCGCCGTGGTGGCCCGCGAGTACGGCATCCCGGCCGTCGTCGGGACGGCCCGCGCCACGGCGGTCATCCAGGACGGGCAGACCGTCGAGGTGGACGGCAACGCCGGGCTGGTCCGCATCCTCGACTGACGACACCGCCGCCAATCTCAGCCGATCACCCACCCTTCTGCCTGCCGCTGCGCCGACGCACTATCATCGGGCAGGCTCACACGCAGCGGGGCGTGCAGCGCAGGAGGGTACCTATGAAGCTCCTCTTCTTCGACGACTTCAAGCTCGGCGTGCTCAAGGGCGAGTCGGTGGTGGATGTCTCCGCCGTGGTGCAGGAGATCCCCCATCTCGGGCCGCACGACCTGCTCAACGGGCTGATCGAGCGGTTTGCGGAGTACCGCCCGAAGCTGGAAGCGGCCGTCGAGCGCGGCGCGGGCGTGCCGGTCAGCAGCGTGCGGATCCGGCCGCCGGTGCCGAAGCCGTTCACCATTGTCTGCATGGCTGTCAACTATATGGAGGATGGTACCCGCTCCGAGCCGGCCCCGATCAACGCCTTCCAGAAGTCCCCGAACGCCATCATCGGCAACGGCGACACGATGGTGCTGCCTGACATTCCGGCCACCATCTTCGAGGGCGAGGCGGAGGTCGCCATCGTCATCGGCAAGCGTGCCACCCAGGTCAAGGCCGCCGACGCACTGAAGTACGTCTTCGGCTACATGAACTTTGTGGACGGCTCGGCCAGAGGCGTTCCGGCCTTCTACCAGATGAAGTCGCGCGAGACGTTCGCGCCCATCGGGCCGTACCTCGTGACCGCCGACGAGATCGCCGATCCCCAGAAGCTCCAGGTGAAGCTCTGGAACAACGGCGTCGTCATGCAGAATTTCAACACCGATGACATGGCGCACAAGATCGCGCGGTGCATCGAGTGGGTGACCTCGATCCACACCCTCGAAGCCGGCGACATCCTGGCGACGGGCACCAACCATCGTGGGCTGAACCCGTTCATGGACGGCGACACGGTCGAGATCGAGACGGAAGGGCTGGGCCGCCTGACCTTCAAGGTGAAGGACGACCTCAAGCGGACCTGGGCCCGCGAGACCCGGCTCCAGCGCCAGGAGCAGGGCCACGAGGACGCCACGCCGCAGACCGGCGGCAAGTACGCGAAGTGACGGGCGGCCCTCACCCCCCGGACCAAGTCGAGCCACCGGGCCTGTGCGCGGGAGAGGGGGTCGGGGGTGAGGGCCTTCGCTCAATAGACCGCCGTGACGAGCTGGCATCGCTGCCAGCATCTCCTGATCGAGGAGGATCAGCATGCCTCGCGTTACGCGCCTCGGACACACCGGCATCTTCGTTCGCGATCTCGACACCATGCGCGCCTTCTACACCCGCGTCCTCGGGCTGACCGTCACCGATGAGGACGCCGGGCGCGGCATGGTCTTCTTCAGCTCGCGGCCCCACGAGGAGCACCACGAGTTCGTCATCATGCGGGGCCGGACCGGCCCTGAGGATGCCCAGGTGGTGCAGCAGATCTCCTGGCACGTGGACAGCCTGGAGGACCTGCTCGGGTTCCACCGGCTGCTGCAGGCTGAGGGCGTGACCGTCGAGCGGGAGATCACCCACGGCATCGCCATCGCGATCTACTTCTTCGACCCTGAAGGCAACCGCATCGAGGTGTACTGGGCAACCGACAAGGACATCCCGCAGCCGTTCGGGCGAGCGGTCGACCTGGATCAGCCGGCCGAGGCCGTGCTGGCGCAGGCCGAAGCGCTCATCGCCGGCATCCCCGAGCGCACCCGCGGCTGACGGGCCACCCATCTGGATAGGCAGATTATCAAGACCGCTGCGCGGAAGAACCCTGTCATCCTGAGCCCCCTGTCATCCTGAGCGTAGCGAAGGACCTCACCCGCTGACGCGAGAGATGACGGTCAGCGGGTGAGGTCCTTCGCTGCGCTCAGGATGACAGGGGGCAGCACGCACGCTTTGCACGAGATGACGGCCTGCGCCAGTGTCTACTGGTCCACCACTGTCTACTGGTCCACCACCGACCCGTCTACGTTGAGCCGTGTGCCGACCGGGCGCGGCTTCGGCGGGAACTTCTCGCGCACGTCGTCGATCAGCTCCACGCCGATGCCTGGCCCTTCAGGAATCAGCAGGAAGCCGTTCTCGACCCGCAGCCGCTCCTTGAGCAAGTCCTTGTCCGGCGTCTCGTCGGCGTGGTCCGGCAGCTCCTGAATCGCCAGGTTGGGGATCGATGCGTCGAGCTGCAAGCAGGCTGCCGTGCTGACCGGCGAGAGCGGGTTGTGCGGGATCACGAACTTGTGGTGCGCTTCGGCCAGCGCCGCGATCTTCTTCGCGCCCGAGATCCCCCCTGCCACGCAGACGCAGATCCGCACGTACTGGGTCGCCCGCCGCTCCAGCAGCATCTGGAACTCGTGGATGCCCATCAGCCGCTCGCCGGTGGCGATGGGGATGCCGATCTGGCTCGCCACTTCGGCCATCGCGTCGAAGTTGTCGGGCAGGATCGGGTCTTCGTAGAACATCGGCCGGTACTGCTCGATGGCCCGCCCCAGCACGATGGCCTCGGCCGGCGAGAGCCGCCGGTGGATCTCCAGGCAGAGATCCACGTCGTTCCCGACCGCCTCGCGGTAGCGGCGGACGTTCTCGATGGCCCCTTCGATCTTCGCCGCGTGGGTCTGGAAGTAGGTCTGGCTGCGGGCCTCGTCGAGGAACGGGTTCAGGTGCCCGACGGCCGTGTAGCCGGCCTCCTTCGCCTCGACGCACTTCTCCACCTGGGCGTCGATGGTCGGCCCCTTGACGTGGTAGTAGACCCGCGCCTTGGTGCGGGTCTTGCCGCCCAGCAGCTCGTACACTGGCACGCCGAACGACTTGCCCTTGATGTCCCAGAGGGCGATGTCGATGGCGGAGATCGCGCCCATGATCGCCGAGCCGCGGAAGTGGCCGGAGCGGTACATCACGTTCCAGTGGTGCTCGATCGGCGACGGGTCCTTGCCGACAAGGTAGTCGCCGAACTTGGCGATGGCCGCCGCCGAGGCCTCAAGATGGCCCCAGGTGCCGGACTCGCCGACCCCCACCAGCCCCTTGTCGGTCGTGATCCGCACGAACAGGTACCGGTCGATCAGCATGGGCTCGACAGAGACGATCTTCATCCGCCACCTCGCGACATGTCTGGGCTGGCCGGCGTCCTCGCTGACGGGCGCCCAGTCTGGTGAGAACGGCCCAGCACGTGCAGCGCCGCTCCTCACTGCTTTCCTGCGACTCCGGCTGTGGAAATAGCGCAAACGGTGAGTGCTACAACCTTTCAGCGACGCCCAAAGTGCTTTGACACGGTATCAGAGCGCTGCTATCGTGTGCACGCGGACAGTACATGCATGGTCGCGTGTATATCTAAGATGCTGTGGCAGCCAGTCTGTGGTGACTGGCGTGCGCGCAGGCGGGGAGATGCGATGATGCAACCCGAAGCTCAGGGTGCGCCCCCTTCCGTCGCCCGACGTGTGAGCCGTCGGCAGGTGCTGCTGTGGATCGGTGCGGCGACAGCGCTTCCGTTGGCAGCGGCCTGCGGCCAGCCGGCGGCGGCCCCCGCCAAGCCGGCCGAGCCTGCGAAGCCAGCGGCCACTGCCGTGCCAGCAGCCCCGGCCGCCCAGCCCCAGCCCACGGTGGCGAAGCCAGCGGAGGCCGCCAAGCCGGCCGAGGCGGCCAAACCGGCCGAGTCGAAGCCGGCTGAGGCTGCCAAGCCAGCCGAGGCGGCCAAACCGGCTGCCCAGGCGCCGGCCGCCGGTGCGCCGGCCGGCACCCTGATCTTCTGGATGTACAAGACCCGTCTCGACCCGTTCGACAAGTACCGCACCGAGCGCATCCAGGCCTGGGGCAAGCAGGCCAACGTGCCGGTCGAGGTCGTCGAGATCGGGACCAGCGACTACGGCAAGCGCATCCCGGCCGCCATCGAGTCGAAGACGATGCCCGACGTGCTGGAAGCCGGCGACGAGTGGACCCAGCTGCTCCAGCCGCGTGGGTTGATCGCCGATCTGAGCGCGCTCTACAAGAAGATCGACGGCGAGCAGAAGTTCGCGCCGGGCGCGACGGCCGTCTCGACCTGGCCGGACGGCAAGCAGTACATCCTGCCCATCGGCACCTCGGCCAACCTGATGATCTCGCGGGACGACCTGCTCAAGGACGCCGGCCTGACGCCGCCGCCGAAGACCTGGGTGGAGTTGTTCGAGTACTCCGCCAAGGCCCAGAAGCCGCCGCGCTTCTTCGGGCTGGGGCAGGCGCTCAGCAACACCTCGGACGCCAACCTCTGGGTTGAGGTGCTGCAGTCCTACGGCGTCCGCTTCGCCGACGACGCCGGCAAGCAGGTGACCTTCGGCAACTTCCAGAAGGAGGCGGTCGAAGTCATCCAGATGGTGCTGGACGGCTACAACACGAAGAAGGTCTTCCCGCCGGGCGTGCTGACCTGGGATCAGACCGGCGACAACGACGC
It encodes the following:
- a CDS encoding PEP/pyruvate-binding domain-containing protein, whose protein sequence is MAAEPARQAAPSVSAPLTARHEIVWLGEPHAEVRGLVGGKVAPLSRLAARYRVPGGFCLTTDAHQLAVVGGHALPASLQRRVAEAYGRLAEQTGQAQPSVAVRSSAVDEDGAETSFAGQHDTYLNVIGAEAVGAAIVRCWESARAPRVLEYRRQHGLATDGASIAVLVQQLVVADVSGVVFSANPLTGNRDEVVVNASWGLGESVVGGSVTPDTFVVRATGDPAGWQVTVRTVAEKRKMTVAVAGGTREVDVPRLMARQPSLSDAQLREMAGLARDLEATMGWPVDIECAYRDDVLYLLQCRPITTLAAAGR
- a CDS encoding fumarylacetoacetate hydrolase family protein, coding for MKLLFFDDFKLGVLKGESVVDVSAVVQEIPHLGPHDLLNGLIERFAEYRPKLEAAVERGAGVPVSSVRIRPPVPKPFTIVCMAVNYMEDGTRSEPAPINAFQKSPNAIIGNGDTMVLPDIPATIFEGEAEVAIVIGKRATQVKAADALKYVFGYMNFVDGSARGVPAFYQMKSRETFAPIGPYLVTADEIADPQKLQVKLWNNGVVMQNFNTDDMAHKIARCIEWVTSIHTLEAGDILATGTNHRGLNPFMDGDTVEIETEGLGRLTFKVKDDLKRTWARETRLQRQEQGHEDATPQTGGKYAK
- a CDS encoding VOC family protein translates to MPRVTRLGHTGIFVRDLDTMRAFYTRVLGLTVTDEDAGRGMVFFSSRPHEEHHEFVIMRGRTGPEDAQVVQQISWHVDSLEDLLGFHRLLQAEGVTVEREITHGIAIAIYFFDPEGNRIEVYWATDKDIPQPFGRAVDLDQPAEAVLAQAEALIAGIPERTRG
- the dgoD gene encoding galactonate dehydratase, with protein sequence MKIVSVEPMLIDRYLFVRITTDKGLVGVGESGTWGHLEASAAAIAKFGDYLVGKDPSPIEHHWNVMYRSGHFRGSAIMGAISAIDIALWDIKGKSFGVPVYELLGGKTRTKARVYYHVKGPTIDAQVEKCVEAKEAGYTAVGHLNPFLDEARSQTYFQTHAAKIEGAIENVRRYREAVGNDVDLCLEIHRRLSPAEAIVLGRAIEQYRPMFYEDPILPDNFDAMAEVASQIGIPIATGERLMGIHEFQMLLERRATQYVRICVCVAGGISGAKKIAALAEAHHKFVIPHNPLSPVSTAACLQLDASIPNLAIQELPDHADETPDKDLLKERLRVENGFLLIPEGPGIGVELIDDVREKFPPKPRPVGTRLNVDGSVVDQ
- a CDS encoding extracellular solute-binding protein yields the protein MLLWIGAATALPLAAACGQPAAAPAKPAEPAKPAATAVPAAPAAQPQPTVAKPAEAAKPAEAAKPAESKPAEAAKPAEAAKPAAQAPAAGAPAGTLIFWMYKTRLDPFDKYRTERIQAWGKQANVPVEVVEIGTSDYGKRIPAAIESKTMPDVLEAGDEWTQLLQPRGLIADLSALYKKIDGEQKFAPGATAVSTWPDGKQYILPIGTSANLMISRDDLLKDAGLTPPPKTWVELFEYSAKAQKPPRFFGLGQALSNTSDANLWVEVLQSYGVRFADDAGKQVTFGNFQKEAVEVIQMVLDGYNTKKVFPPGVLTWDQTGDNDAFQSGRTMFAFNPLSIPAWIRDNKPDMLPGVGTYLKPAGPKMHVQPVGAVAMSVKADSPFREKALDLLYFLYDKEYFKEYWPKSQWGPTTEAHYDNPAFNQSWLKVRVDLAKTGKPAAWPDTQNQAWAEMNTAFVIPRMLQSCISDGKKPEEAFQVAAEEISTIYKKYEKS